The region ACGCCCAACAGGTATCCCGGGCGGCAACACGCCGCCATGACCGGATGTCTGAACAAGATCATCAAGATTAGCCGTGGCCTCGGCTGGCAGAAACCTCAGATCAAGCTCGGTACTGTTGAGCCCGGCTGTTGTCGCCGGCCAGGACGACGCCGACAGGATGACCGGGATCATGGCGTTGATATCCGTCACCAGCAGAACCTGGCTGTGCTTGGCGCCAACACTCACCACGATGCCCACCAGCCCGTCGGTGGTGGTCACGGCGTTGCCTTTCCTGATGCCGGCATAGGCGCCCGCGTTGATGAGAACGGAATGCGCAAAACTGTCCGCGTTCACGGCAATGACCCGGGCAGCGACAGGTGTTGTCCCGCCTGGAATGATCACGCCGCTGACCGATCTGAGCTGCCGGTTTTCGTTTTGCAGAATTTCAGCCTTGCGTCGCCACTGGCGCAAACGTTCCACATCTTCCTTGAGGCGGATGTTTTCTTCACGGAGATTGGCCACGGCCTGCATGCTGCTTACCATCGCATAGACGGCCCGGAACGGCACGGAGACAACTTCGGCGATCGGCGTGATAAATCCGGTGAGGCCAGTCCGGGCAGAATTGATCGCGCTGATATCCACCTTGCCAAGAAGCAGCATCGCAACGCAAGCGACAAAGATCAGGACCTGTCTGGTGATCCCGCTCGATTTCGGGCTACGTTTACGACTGCCCTTGGTTCTGGCCATAGTCTGCCTTATGCGCCAACCAATACGTTCTGCAAGGTCCGCATTTCTTCAAGGCAACGTCCGGTTCCGAGAGCAACACATGTCAGCGGATCTTCAGCAATGGAAACGGCAAGGCCGGTTGAATCCCTGAGCACGGTGTCAATCTCGGCAAGGAGACTGCCGCCACCTGTCATGACAATGCCTTTTTCCACGATATCTGCCGCAAGTTCGGGAGGAGTCTGTTCGAGCGCGACTTTCACGCCCTCGATGATCTGGCGGATGGAATCGGACAGCGCATCGGCAACCTGCACCTGGTTGATCCGGATCTCCTTCGGCACGCCGTTGACGAGATCGCGACCCCGGACCGAGATTTTCTGGCCGTTTGTACCCTGAGGTTTGCAGGCAATCCCGATCTCTTTCTTGATGCGTTCCGCGGTCGACTCCCCGATCAGGAGATTATGCGTGCGCCGCATGTAATTGATCAGCGCTTCATCAAACTTGTCGCCACCGACGCGAACGGAATGGGCATAGACAATATTTCCAAGAGAAATGATGGCAACTTCGGTCGTCCCGCCACCGATATCCACCACCATGGACCCGGACGGTTCCGTCACCGGCAGGCCTGCACCAATAGCCGCTGCCATCGGCTCTTCGATCAGGTAGACACGTCTTGCGCCTGCACTTTCAGCGGATTCCTGAATGGCCCGCCGCTCAACCGCCGTCGACCCGGAGGGCACGCAGATGATGACCTGGGGGCTTGAAAGCGGCATTTTGCCGTTCACCTTGCGGATGAAATGCTTGATCATTTCTTCGGCGACTTCAAAATCCGCAATCACGCCATCTGCCATGGGGCGGATCGCGCGGATGTTTCCAGGTGTCTTGCCCAGCATGACCTTGGCCTCTTCGCCAACCGCCAGAACCTGCTGCTTGCCACGGATCTGGGCGATGGCCACCACGGAAGGCTCATTAAGAATGATCCCGCGTCCCTTGACATAGACAAGCGTGTTCGCTGTTCCGAGATCGATCGCAAGATCAGCCGAAAACAATCCTCTGATAGCGTTTAGCATGAGCAATACCCTAAATCCGGTCCCCTAGAATTGCATGGCCGTTTTCACGGCGGATCGTGGCAAAACCATCGACCTACCCCATCTTTAATACAGAAATGTGGCTAAATCCAGCACCATGACGCGAATTTATCACGTTATGGCGCTGAATATATATGGAAACTTAGTTTTTGGATTTATCCACCAGGCGGTTTGCGCCAATCCATGGCATCATCCCGCGCAGGGTTTCACCCACGGCCTCGATCCGGTGATCGGCAGCATTTCGGCGCATCGCCTTGAAGCTGGACTGGCGGGCCTTGTTTTCCAGCATCCAGTCACGGGTGAAGCGGCCGGACTGGATATCATCGAGAATATCACGCATGGCCTGACGTGTCTCATCGGTGATCACCCGCGGGCCGGAGACATATTCACCATATTCCGCGGTGTTGGAAATGGAATAGTTCATGTTGGCGATCCCGCCTTCGTAGATGAGGTCAACGATGAGTTTGACTTCATGGAGACACTCAAAATACGCCATTTCCGGATCATATCCGGCATCAACGAGCGTATCGAAACCGGCCTTGATCAGCTCACACAGGCCGCCGCAGAGGACCGCCTGCTCACCGAAAAGATCGGTTTCGCATTCCTGACGGAAACTGGTTTCAATGACGCCGGAACGACCGCCACCAATGGCCGACGCATAGGAAAGACCAAGATCATGGGCATTGCCCGAAGCATCCTGATGCACGGCAAGCAGACACGGCACGCCGCCACCCTTGACATATTCGCCGCGAACCGTATGGCCCGGGCCCTTGGGGGCGATCATGATCACGTCAACGTCGCTTGCGGGAACGATCAGGTCAAAATGAACATTGAGGCCATGGGCAAAGGCGAGCGCGGAACCCGGACGCATATTGCCGGCAATCTCTTCTTCGTAGATCTCTGCCTGAAGTTCATCCGGCGTCAGCATCATGAGCAGATCTGCCCATCCGGCGGCTTCCTTGACCGTCATGACCTTGAACCCGGCTTCGACGGCCTTCTTCCGGCTCGACGATCCTTCGCGCAGGGCAACCGCAACTTCGGCAACACCGCTGTCCTTCAGGTTGGCCGCATGGGCGTGGCCCTGTGAGCCATAGCCGACAATACAGACTTTCTTGGATTTGATAAGATTGACATCGGCATCACGATCATAATAGACCCGCATTGATTTTCTCCTGATTAGATGGGGGTTCAGCCATCAGTCTTGAGACTGATCGGCATGTCAGCTATGGCACCGCGGGAAATCGCGGAAACGCCGGTACGCGCCACTTCCACTTCCCCAAGTGATGCCATCAGATCAACGAAAGCTTCTACCTTTGAGCTGCTTCCGGTAATTTCAAAGACAAAGGATTTCAGCGTGCTGTCAAGTGTCCGGGCACGGAACGTATCCGCAATCCTGAGGGCTTCGATGCGTTCATCCCCTGTATTCATGAGTTTGACCAGCGCCAGTTCACGTTCGATATGGTCGCCGCCGCTTGTCAGGTCCCGCACCAGATGCACCGGCACGATCCGGTTGAGCTGGGCTTTGATCTGTTCGATCACCATCGGGGTGCCCCGGGTGACGATGGAAATCCGGGAGATATGATGGACCCGGTCGACTTCGGAAACCGTCAGGCTTTCGATATTGTACCCGCGACCGGAAAACAAGCCGATCACCCGGGCCAGAACACCTGGTTCGTTATCAACAAGAACGGAAATCGTGTGCCGGGCTTCGGCCAAATTCTGCGACATTGTCATCTTCCTAAACCAGAACCATGCCTTCTTCGGAGACCGGTGCTGCCACCTTGTCCTGCGGCCCGAGAAGCATTTGATTATGCGCCGCACCCGACGGGATCATCGGGAAACAGTTTTCTTCCTTGGCAACACGGATATCGGCGAGAACCGGGCCGTTGGTTGCGAGCATTTCATCAATCACGCTGTCGAGATCATCAACGCTTTCCGCGCGAAGGCCGGTCATGCCAAAACAATCCGCAAGCTTGATGAAATCCGGCAGGGATTCCGAATAGCTTTCGGAATACCGCCCGCCATGGATCAACTCCTGCCACTGGCGGACCATGCCCATCCATTCGTTATTGATGATGAACACCTTCACCGGCAGATTGTACTGCGCGAGGGTTGAAAGCTCCTGCATGTTCATCATGAACGATGCTTCGCCCGAAATATCAATCACCAGCCCGTCCGGGTTGCCGATCTGAACCCCCATGGCCGCCGGAAGGCCGTAACCCATGGTGCCGAGCCCGCCCGACGTCATCCAGCGGTTCGGGTTCTCAAAGCCGAAATACTGCGCCGCCCACATCTGATGCTGGCCGACTTCGGTTGTCACGAAGGCATCCATGCCTTTCGTCTTTTCCCAGAGGCGGTGGATGGCATATTGCGGCTTGATGATCTTGTCGGACTGATCATATCCAAGGCAGTTGATCGACTTCCAGCTGTTGATTTTCTTCCACCAGGCGTCAAGCGCGGTTTTGTCCGGCGCAAATTTTATCGCCTTGAGTTCCTTGATCAGCATCTCGATCGCCTCACCCGCGTCGCCGACAATCGGCAGATCGACCTGAATGTTCTTGTTGATGGAGGACGGATCAATATCGATATGGATCCGCTTTGAGCCGGGAGAAAACTCACTCGTCTTGCCGGTCACCCTGTCGTCGAAACGGGCACCGATATTGAGCATCACATCGCAGTTATACATGGCCAGATTGGCCTCATAGGTGCCATGCATCCCCAGCATGCCGAGAAAATGGCTGTCCGATGCCGGCAGGGTACCAAGCCCCATCAGGGTCAGGGTTGTCGGAAATCCGGTAAGGGCTACAAGTTCACGAAGACGGTCGGAGGCTTTCGGACCGGCATTGATGATGCCGCCGCCGCCGTAGATCACCGGCTGCCTGGCCGAGGCCAGCATTTCCGCCGCCTCGCGGATCAATGCCTTATCGGGTGTTGTCCGCGGCTTGTAGCGGCGTGTCGTCTCCTCAACCCGGGCCGGGGTCAGGGTGACATCGGCAAGCTGGATATCCTTGGGCAGATCAACCACCACCGGCCCTGGCCGCCCGGTCGAGGCGACGTGGAAAGCCTCCCGCAGCGTGGCGCAGAGCCTGGTGCTGTCCTTGACCAGATAATTATGCTTGGTGCAGGGGCGGGTAATGCCCGTCGTATCGGCTTCCTGGAACGCGTCATTGCCGATCAGATGCGTTGGCACCTGCCCGGTCAGACATAAGACAGGGATCGAGTCCATGAGCGCATCGGTAAGCCCGGTCACGGCGTTCGTCGCCCCGGGGCCGGAGGTCACGAGAACGACGCCCGTCTTGCCGGTGGAGCGGGCATAGCCCTCGGCAGCGTGAACCGCCGCCTGCTCATGGCGAACCAGAACATGGCGGATCGCGTTGCTTTTGAAAATCGCATCATAGATAGGAAGGACTGCCCCGCCGGGATAGCCGAAAATGACCTCAACGCCCTCATCTTCCAGTACCCGGAGGATAGCCTCGGCGCCGGAAATGGTCATGGTCTCTGCCGCGGTATCGCTGGCGGTATTTTCGGTCTTGCCGGTCATGGCCTCGTCTCTCCTTAGCATACAAGCGTCATGTCTAAATCAATCCAAAAACAAAGCAAGCAAAACGCCTGGTCTCCCAGGGGTCATGCCTGCGCCGGATGATGCTGAATTTCAGTATCGTAATGATCTTGTTTTTTCATATGTGCCGCGTGACGTCAACCCTTAAAAACAACTTTTGACAAGATTTTATCAAAAAAACTTTCCGAATATTGCTCACCGAACCGGGATTTTTCACAAAACATGGCTGAAAACTGATGCCGGAACCAGGTGATCTGCCGTTTGGCGTAGCGGCGGGTGTCGCGGCAGGCAAGTTGGGCCGCCTCTTCCTGCGACAAGAGGCCCCGGGTGAACTCCAGCAGCGGCGGCAGGCCGACGGCTTTCATCAACGGCAGGGACGGATCAAGATCACGCGCGGCAAATCTTCTGGCTTCGTCAATCGCGCCGTTTTCCAGCATCCGGGGAAGGCGGGCGTCAATTCTGGCGTAGAGTTCCGCCCGCTCCGGCATCACCAGCACCGTCTGAAACGGGCCGGGCAGCGCGCCTTCGGGCGGGGCCTGCTGCAATTCGCTGAGCTTCTGGCCGGTGGCCATGGCGACTTCCATGCCCCGCACCAGCCTTTGGCTGTCGCCGTCCTCAAGCCGTCCGGCAAGGTCAGGGTCGTAGGCGGCCAGCTTTTCCCGAAAGGCCCTGCCCCCAAGTTCACGATGCAAGGCGGTGGCCTTGTCGCGGATTTCAGGCGGAATATCGGGAAGAGGCGTGATACCGGAAAGCGCCGCCCTTATATAAAGCCCGGTGCCGCCGACAAGTACCGGCACGCGCCCCCGGCCACGGATTTCAGCGACGGTCTTGCGTGTCATGTCGAGCCAGCGCGCCACCGAGCAGCGCTCGGCGCCATCAAGGACGGCATAATTGTGATGTGGCACCGCCTCTCTTTCCGCCATGGAGGGAACAGCGGTCAAGCAGGGCAGGTCACGATATACCTGCATGCTGTCGGCATTGACGATCTCGCCATCACCCCGCATCGCGAGGTTGAGCGCCAGCGCGGATTTACCGCTGGCGGTGGGGCCGGCAAGAATGATGACAGGGCGATTTTCTTCCATGGACATACCCTAGCCGATACGCCATAAGAAGTGATCATGCAATATGTCGCGATCCTCACCACGTCCGAGACCACCCCCCTGCCCGTATCGGCAGAGACAGATCTTGCCCGGGCGCTGAGCGCGCAAGGGGCGGAGGTCGGCGATGGCCACCTCCTCTGGCCCGGGCTTGCGGTTGAGATTCATATTGAGTGTAGATCACCGCTTAAAGGCGCGGAGCTCAACCTGCCCTTCCCGGCTGATATCAATATTCTGCCTTCGGCAGGGCGGCGGAAATCTCTCCTGATTGCGGATATGGACAGCACGATCATCACGTCGGAATCCCTTGATGATCTGGCCCGCCTCAGCGGCAAAGGTGACGACGTCGCGGCGATTACCGCCAGATCCATTCGCGGCGAACTTGATTTTTCCGCGTCCCTCATGGAACGGGTCCGGATGATTGGCGGCCAGCCCGACCACCTGATCCGGCAGATCATCAATGAGGTTGAATACACCCCCGGGGCCGAGGTTTTGCTGGCCACGATGAAAGCCCATGGCGCCCATGCGATCCTGGCATCGGGCGGATTCACCTTCCTGACACGGATCGTTGCGCAAAAACTCGGTTTTGATGAGCATTACGCTAATGAGCTTATCATCAGGGACGGGCTGATCACCGGTGAGGTTGCGCTCCCCATCCTTGACCAGAACGCCAAGGCGACACGTCTTGAAGTGGCGACACGCGAGCTCGGCCTCCGCCCGGATGACGTCGCCACGATCGGTGATGGCGCCAATGATCGGGGCATGACCATGGCAGCAGGGCTTGGCGTTGCCTATAGAGGAAAGCCGGCCCTTAAAGACGTGGCCGACGCCTGCCTTGACCACGCGGATCTGCGCGGCCTCCTGTGGCTGCAAGGATATGACAAGACCGAAATGGTGCTGCCCTGAGGCTTGCCTGAACACCCCCGGGCTGGGGCATGATCAGGTGATGGAAACTGCCCCCATGAACGAGAAGGGCGACCCGAAGACCGCCCTTTTCCTTATTCATGATCTGGCTTTGTGCCAGGGGGTGTCTATTCGAGGGGGATTGCGACAAACCGCTCCCGGCCGCCGCGACGAACCAGAAGAAGGACCGAGGATTTCTTCTGCTCCCGCGCTTCCCTGATGCCTTCGGTCAGATCCTTGACCATCATGATCTGGGTCTGGCCGATCCGCCGGATAACATCGCCCCTGGTAATTCCGCGTACCGCCGCCGGGCTTCCATCGACAACTTCGGTGACGATGACGCCGTTGAGCGGATTGCCGTTGACTTCCTCAGGCAACTCGTACTCCTTTCTTGCCGCATCATCGATCGGCGCGACAGAAAAGCCGAGGCTGGCGAAATCATGGGGGCTGTCCTGCCGCTGGACCCCGCCTGAAAGCAGGCCGTTCTTTTCCGCCTGTTCCAGCTCACCAAGGGTGATTTTCAGAGTCAGGGGCTTGCCTTCACGCAGGACATCGACCTCGACTTCCTTGCCGATCGAGGTCTCGGCGACAATGCGCGGCAGGCTACGCATATCCTCAATCACCTTGCCGTCAAAGCGCAGCACCACGTCACCGGCGCGGACGCCGCCCGCATCGGCGGGACCATCGGGATGAACCGATGACACAAGGGCGCCGTTTTCATTTTCAAGGCCAAGGCTTTCGGCGATATCCGGGGTGATTTCCTGAATGAAGACCCCGAGCCATCCCCGGCGGGTGCGGCCATATTCCTCAAGCTGGGTTACCACATTGCCGGCAAGATTGGAGGCAATCGCAAAACCGATCCCGACCGACCCGCCGGTCTGCGAGAAAATGGCGGTGTTTATCCCGACAACCTCACCATCAAGATTGAAGAGCGGGCCGCCGGAATTGCCGCGGTTGATCGACGCATCGGTCTGAATGAAATCATCATAGGGGCCGGAGCCGATATCCCTGCCCCGGGCAGAGACTATGCCCGCGGTCACCGTGCCCCCAAGACCAAAGGGGTTGCCGATGGCCAGCACCCAGTCCCCGACACGCAGCTTGTCGCTGTTCCCGAAGGATACCGCCTGAAGCTCCTTGCCCTTGGGATCGATCTTGAGCACCGCGATATCGGTCTTGGGATCGCGGCCGAGAAGTTCGGCATCATAGGTCTCATCGTTCCATAGCGTCACGCGGATTTCATCCGCTTCTTCGATGACGTGGTTGTTGGTAACGACAATTCCTTTCGGATCCACAATGAAGCCGGACCCAAGAGCCTGGGCCTGGCGCTTGCTGTCACGGTTGCGGAATTCTTCAAGAAAATCCTCAAACGGCGAGCCGGGCGGGAATTGCGGGAAATTGTTGTTCTGATTCTGAATAACGGTGGTGGTTGAGATATTGACCACCGCGGGGCTGAGCTGTTCGGCCAGATCGGCAAAACTTTCCGGGCGGTCCGCCGCGGATACGGGAATGATCCAGGCCACCATGAACAACATTGCCATCGTCCCGACCGCAAGACGCATCCGGGCAAAGGAAAATATATGGATTGGTGTCGTCAGTAGCATCATCTTCTCCTGATAATGACGTAATGCATATGTTTCGCCTGAAAAAATGGCAGGGATACGGCCATAATCAGTCATATCCCTGCGCAATTCGCCTGAAACCAGGCAGGTTATCTGGCTACGCCGGATTTATTGCCGAAGAAGCGGAAGAATTCGCTGTCCGGCGAGATCACAAGTGAGGTTCCATCCTGGCGGAAGCTTTCGCGATAGGCCTGCATGGACCGGTAGAAGGCGAAGAATTCCTCATCCTCGCCAAAGGCATCGGCATAGATACGGATGGATTTCGCGTCACCCTCACCACGTTCGATTTCGCTTTCGCGGCGGGCTTCAGCCAGCATAACTGTCCGCTGCTTGTCGGCATCGGCGCGGATTTTCTGGGCTTCTTCCTCACCGGTGGCGCGGAATTCCTTGGCTTCACGCTCACGTTCGGATTTCATCCGGTTGAAAATATTCTGGGACGTAGCATCGGGGTAGTCCGCACGCCTGATCCGGACATCGACAATCTCAAGCCCGAGGCTTTCCGCCGAAAGATTAACCTCCTCCCGGATGGAGCGGATAATCTCACTCCGGGCATCCGAGAGGATGCTGAGCAGGGTTTCACCCCCGAGCACACGGCGCACGGATGAGTCGATCATGGCATCAAGACGCTGTTCAACACCGCGAACATTCCGGACGGTCTGATAAAACAGCAGCGGGTCCATGATGCGGAACCGGGCATAGGTATCGACTTCAAGTCGCTTCTGATCGGCGAGGATGACTTCCTCGCTGTCGGAAGAAACCATGGAGAGTACCCGGTTTTCATAAAAGACGACGTTCTGGATAAAAGGCAGTTTCCAGTTGAGCCCGGGCTCCTGAATGGTTCGCTTGGGCTCACCAAACTGAAGCACAATACCCTGCTGGGTCTGCTCAACAACAAAAAGACTGTTGATACCGAGAAAACCAAGAACAACAAGAACGATAATCGAGACGGTAGATGTTTTCATGACGGGTTTCCTACGGGGTCTTCTTGTTGATTTCAGGAAGGGCGAGATACGGCACCACGCCAGGGCCACCTGTACCCTGATCGATGATCACCTTGTCGACATTGGAGAGAATTTCCTCAAGGGTTTCGATATAGATGCGTTCCTTGGTCACGTCCTTGTTGGCAAGATAGGCCGAATACACCTGACGGAAGCGTGACGCATCACCTTCGGCCTGGCTGACCACCTGGGCGGCATATGCCTCAGCTTCGGCAATGATGCGCGCGGCTTCACCTCGGGCCCGGGGCACGACATCGTTGCGGTAGGCTTCCGCCTCGTTCTTGAGCCGGTCCTTGTCCTGACGCGCACGCTGAACTTCGTTGAAGGCATCGATAACGTCACGAGGGGGATCGACGGCCAGAAGCTGCACCTCACGAACAATCACGCCGGCTTCGTATTCATTCAGCAGATCCTGCAGGCGGGTCTTGGCTTCGGACTGGATCTGCTGGCGGCCATCGGTGAGGGCAAACTGGATATCGACGCCGCCGACAATTTCACGCATCACGCTTTCAGCGGCAACCTTTGTCGTTTCTTCCGGATCGGCGAGATTGAAAAGGAACTGCCCGGCATCACCAATACGCCAGAAAACCACGAAATCAATATCAACGATATTCTCATCACCGGTGATCATCTGGCTTTCGGAAGGGATGTCACGGCGGGTATTGGCCCCGCCCCGGCCCAGATTCTGAAACCCGATATCGATACGGTTGTCGCGGGTGACCTCAGGGGTCAGGACGGTTTCTATCGGATAGGGAAGATGATAATGGAGGCCGGGCGACGTTGTTGCCGTCCATTCTCCAAAACGCAGGACCACGCCCTGCTGCTGCGGATTGACGCGGTAAAAGCCGGACAGAAGCCAGAGCGTAAAAAGCACAAGGAGAATAAGCTGGATCGTACGCTTGCTGCCGATACCGCCTGGAACCATTTTGGTGAAGCGTTCCCTGCCTTCGCGCAACACGTCATCGAATTCCGGGGGGCGATTGCCACCGAAGGGTGATCCTCCACCTGGCTTTTTCGGTCCACTTCCCCATGGGCCGCCGCCATCGCCATTTCCTTGATTGTTCCAGGGCATCTGTTTCTCCGCTTCTTGATCCTGCGACATGATGCACCGGCCGTGACAGCGAGTAAATCATATCAGAACCTTGTCATATCCTATCGCTCTTTACATATTTGTATTAAGACGGTTGATTTCAAGCACAATATCAAGCGAAG is a window of Alphaproteobacteria bacterium LSUCC0684 DNA encoding:
- a CDS encoding rod shape-determining protein, which codes for MLNAIRGLFSADLAIDLGTANTLVYVKGRGIILNEPSVVAIAQIRGKQQVLAVGEEAKVMLGKTPGNIRAIRPMADGVIADFEVAEEMIKHFIRKVNGKMPLSSPQVIICVPSGSTAVERRAIQESAESAGARRVYLIEEPMAAAIGAGLPVTEPSGSMVVDIGGGTTEVAIISLGNIVYAHSVRVGGDKFDEALINYMRRTHNLLIGESTAERIKKEIGIACKPQGTNGQKISVRGRDLVNGVPKEIRINQVQVADALSDSIRQIIEGVKVALEQTPPELAADIVEKGIVMTGGGSLLAEIDTVLRDSTGLAVSIAEDPLTCVALGTGRCLEEMRTLQNVLVGA
- the mreC gene encoding rod shape-determining protein MreC encodes the protein MARTKGSRKRSPKSSGITRQVLIFVACVAMLLLGKVDISAINSARTGLTGFITPIAEVVSVPFRAVYAMVSSMQAVANLREENIRLKEDVERLRQWRRKAEILQNENRQLRSVSGVIIPGGTTPVAARVIAVNADSFAHSVLINAGAYAGIRKGNAVTTTDGLVGIVVSVGAKHSQVLLVTDINAMIPVILSASSWPATTAGLNSTELDLRFLPAEATANLDDLVQTSGHGGVLPPGIPVGRISEVRSDMIKVRPVVDLQRLGFVSVLTTPEDPGFALDDIYDQTFRTLPEDEQGFTLEGINALGQRSPENEIPSTGERP
- the ilvN gene encoding acetolactate synthase small subunit — protein: MSQNLAEARHTISVLVDNEPGVLARVIGLFSGRGYNIESLTVSEVDRVHHISRISIVTRGTPMVIEQIKAQLNRIVPVHLVRDLTSGGDHIERELALVKLMNTGDERIEALRIADTFRARTLDSTLKSFVFEITGSSSKVEAFVDLMASLGEVEVARTGVSAISRGAIADMPISLKTDG
- the serB gene encoding phosphoserine phosphatase SerB; its protein translation is MQYVAILTTSETTPLPVSAETDLARALSAQGAEVGDGHLLWPGLAVEIHIECRSPLKGAELNLPFPADINILPSAGRRKSLLIADMDSTIITSESLDDLARLSGKGDDVAAITARSIRGELDFSASLMERVRMIGGQPDHLIRQIINEVEYTPGAEVLLATMKAHGAHAILASGGFTFLTRIVAQKLGFDEHYANELIIRDGLITGEVALPILDQNAKATRLEVATRELGLRPDDVATIGDGANDRGMTMAAGLGVAYRGKPALKDVADACLDHADLRGLLWLQGYDKTEMVLP
- a CDS encoding acetolactate synthase 3 large subunit: MTGKTENTASDTAAETMTISGAEAILRVLEDEGVEVIFGYPGGAVLPIYDAIFKSNAIRHVLVRHEQAAVHAAEGYARSTGKTGVVLVTSGPGATNAVTGLTDALMDSIPVLCLTGQVPTHLIGNDAFQEADTTGITRPCTKHNYLVKDSTRLCATLREAFHVASTGRPGPVVVDLPKDIQLADVTLTPARVEETTRRYKPRTTPDKALIREAAEMLASARQPVIYGGGGIINAGPKASDRLRELVALTGFPTTLTLMGLGTLPASDSHFLGMLGMHGTYEANLAMYNCDVMLNIGARFDDRVTGKTSEFSPGSKRIHIDIDPSSINKNIQVDLPIVGDAGEAIEMLIKELKAIKFAPDKTALDAWWKKINSWKSINCLGYDQSDKIIKPQYAIHRLWEKTKGMDAFVTTEVGQHQMWAAQYFGFENPNRWMTSGGLGTMGYGLPAAMGVQIGNPDGLVIDISGEASFMMNMQELSTLAQYNLPVKVFIINNEWMGMVRQWQELIHGGRYSESYSESLPDFIKLADCFGMTGLRAESVDDLDSVIDEMLATNGPVLADIRVAKEENCFPMIPSGAAHNQMLLGPQDKVAAPVSEEGMVLV
- the hflC gene encoding protease modulator HflC, encoding MKTSTVSIIVLVVLGFLGINSLFVVEQTQQGIVLQFGEPKRTIQEPGLNWKLPFIQNVVFYENRVLSMVSSDSEEVILADQKRLEVDTYARFRIMDPLLFYQTVRNVRGVEQRLDAMIDSSVRRVLGGETLLSILSDARSEIIRSIREEVNLSAESLGLEIVDVRIRRADYPDATSQNIFNRMKSEREREAKEFRATGEEEAQKIRADADKQRTVMLAEARRESEIERGEGDAKSIRIYADAFGEDEEFFAFYRSMQAYRESFRQDGTSLVISPDSEFFRFFGNKSGVAR
- the ilvC gene encoding ketol-acid reductoisomerase — translated: MRVYYDRDADVNLIKSKKVCIVGYGSQGHAHAANLKDSGVAEVAVALREGSSSRKKAVEAGFKVMTVKEAAGWADLLMMLTPDELQAEIYEEEIAGNMRPGSALAFAHGLNVHFDLIVPASDVDVIMIAPKGPGHTVRGEYVKGGGVPCLLAVHQDASGNAHDLGLSYASAIGGGRSGVIETSFRQECETDLFGEQAVLCGGLCELIKAGFDTLVDAGYDPEMAYFECLHEVKLIVDLIYEGGIANMNYSISNTAEYGEYVSGPRVITDETRQAMRDILDDIQSGRFTRDWMLENKARQSSFKAMRRNAADHRIEAVGETLRGMMPWIGANRLVDKSKN
- the miaA gene encoding tRNA (adenosine(37)-N6)-dimethylallyltransferase MiaA, which codes for MEENRPVIILAGPTASGKSALALNLAMRGDGEIVNADSMQVYRDLPCLTAVPSMAEREAVPHHNYAVLDGAERCSVARWLDMTRKTVAEIRGRGRVPVLVGGTGLYIRAALSGITPLPDIPPEIRDKATALHRELGGRAFREKLAAYDPDLAGRLEDGDSQRLVRGMEVAMATGQKLSELQQAPPEGALPGPFQTVLVMPERAELYARIDARLPRMLENGAIDEARRFAARDLDPSLPLMKAVGLPPLLEFTRGLLSQEEAAQLACRDTRRYAKRQITWFRHQFSAMFCEKSRFGEQYSESFFDKILSKVVFKG
- a CDS encoding DegQ family serine endoprotease, which encodes MMLLTTPIHIFSFARMRLAVGTMAMLFMVAWIIPVSAADRPESFADLAEQLSPAVVNISTTTVIQNQNNNFPQFPPGSPFEDFLEEFRNRDSKRQAQALGSGFIVDPKGIVVTNNHVIEEADEIRVTLWNDETYDAELLGRDPKTDIAVLKIDPKGKELQAVSFGNSDKLRVGDWVLAIGNPFGLGGTVTAGIVSARGRDIGSGPYDDFIQTDASINRGNSGGPLFNLDGEVVGINTAIFSQTGGSVGIGFAIASNLAGNVVTQLEEYGRTRRGWLGVFIQEITPDIAESLGLENENGALVSSVHPDGPADAGGVRAGDVVLRFDGKVIEDMRSLPRIVAETSIGKEVEVDVLREGKPLTLKITLGELEQAEKNGLLSGGVQRQDSPHDFASLGFSVAPIDDAARKEYELPEEVNGNPLNGVIVTEVVDGSPAAVRGITRGDVIRRIGQTQIMMVKDLTEGIREAREQKKSSVLLLVRRGGRERFVAIPLE
- the hflK gene encoding FtsH protease activity modulator HflK translates to MPWNNQGNGDGGGPWGSGPKKPGGGSPFGGNRPPEFDDVLREGRERFTKMVPGGIGSKRTIQLILLVLFTLWLLSGFYRVNPQQQGVVLRFGEWTATTSPGLHYHLPYPIETVLTPEVTRDNRIDIGFQNLGRGGANTRRDIPSESQMITGDENIVDIDFVVFWRIGDAGQFLFNLADPEETTKVAAESVMREIVGGVDIQFALTDGRQQIQSEAKTRLQDLLNEYEAGVIVREVQLLAVDPPRDVIDAFNEVQRARQDKDRLKNEAEAYRNDVVPRARGEAARIIAEAEAYAAQVVSQAEGDASRFRQVYSAYLANKDVTKERIYIETLEEILSNVDKVIIDQGTGGPGVVPYLALPEINKKTP